From Arcobacter sp. CECT 8986, a single genomic window includes:
- the fliW gene encoding flagellar assembly protein FliW → MEYDVVISIDGFENENKFILEKIDDFFSIIKGVETESELRLMSFGALKSLKFELPEDFTQKLEIQTIDEISIYYIFVLQTANNDNSLNTFSPVILNNRTKKMGQIHLDLKQLGLEGLNDMLPNF, encoded by the coding sequence ATGGAATATGATGTTGTAATAAGTATAGATGGCTTCGAAAATGAAAATAAGTTTATATTAGAAAAAATAGATGATTTCTTTTCTATAATAAAAGGTGTTGAAACTGAATCTGAACTTCGACTTATGAGCTTTGGAGCTTTAAAATCTTTAAAGTTTGAACTTCCAGAAGATTTTACTCAAAAACTTGAAATACAAACAATAGATGAAATCTCAATTTATTATATTTTTGTATTACAAACTGCAAATAATGATAATAGCTTAAATACTTTTTCTCCTGTTATTTTAAATAATAGAACAAAGAAAATGGGGCAAATTCACTTAGATTTAAAACAGTTAGGTCTTGAGGGACTTAATGATATGTTGCCAAACTTTTAA
- the fliK gene encoding flagellar hook-length control protein FliK yields MIVGNSNALLNILLPNQDNKVLKDVLKEADSKALNSMLKNNASIKDVLANLFDDIKNSDKSNETIQDILKNSSIFKDLGNFSSTVKTLFSQIPDDSNLAKYKPLLQSFLMQLDNLDENNLKELLSKSGVFLESKMLNKAANGNVPAKLMDVLNQIQNIIKDVDTPQAKQLNDIISKIISNPNQNPSNLQNDIKSVLNLLQDISKSLGDKNTQNITNLTNQLKSLTNDAQLLESQIQNNSQTQKLTNLVDSLKSQLLNIKTPEAANILTKLENIMQQPKQVQQAQIQNLLTSNEFQNISNKVPDITNTAKNISNLLLSNTNVNSNINTQIEQNSQKEQIQNQVKNILVDLKSEVLSNRQVQPQQLLSKIDNILNMNDLFASDNKIEPKNLLQQLLNSSQIKEVSTQNPNISTIVDQLKNLTDDISTIENKINLNQLVPTNEKTNLLDQLKQNLLNLKNELLNTNLPPNSNLNQVIDKLINIQNLFDKVELPNDLKLLQPQSNNISSFQSNFVSNINDLLLNLKETINTISSNPNATNIQNQLLQTVDKIENFIKDGLLTQTNLLNNQKDNSAIQNDMKSVLMQMQDDITSKMANDTSLNDVSKNVDKLLLQVDYYQLLSLTSNSNYVYLPFLWDMLEDGSISMKKANEKKFYCEINLTLKDFGQVQLLLALYDKNKLDLTIFASRDSFKKLVRENLTTLKQSLNAARLIPMDIKLINLEKRQKQQEKPKEVYQNSSSSYNIGLDIRA; encoded by the coding sequence ATGATAGTAGGAAATAGTAATGCACTTTTAAATATACTCTTACCAAATCAAGATAACAAAGTACTAAAAGATGTTTTGAAAGAGGCTGATTCTAAAGCATTAAATAGTATGTTAAAAAATAATGCCTCAATAAAAGATGTTTTAGCAAATCTATTTGATGATATTAAAAACTCAGATAAAAGTAATGAAACAATTCAAGATATCTTAAAAAACTCTTCAATATTTAAAGATTTAGGTAACTTCTCTTCAACAGTAAAAACACTATTTTCTCAAATACCAGATGATTCAAATCTTGCAAAATATAAACCCTTATTGCAATCTTTTTTAATGCAACTTGATAATTTAGATGAAAATAATCTAAAAGAACTACTTAGTAAATCAGGAGTATTTTTAGAATCAAAGATGTTAAATAAAGCTGCAAATGGAAATGTTCCTGCAAAACTTATGGATGTTTTAAACCAAATTCAAAATATCATAAAAGATGTAGATACTCCACAAGCAAAACAGTTAAATGATATTATTTCAAAGATTATTTCAAACCCAAATCAAAACCCATCAAATTTGCAAAATGATATAAAATCTGTATTAAATTTATTACAAGATATTTCAAAAAGTTTAGGTGATAAAAACACTCAAAATATAACTAACTTAACAAATCAATTAAAAAGTTTGACAAATGATGCTCAATTATTAGAATCACAAATACAAAATAACTCACAAACACAAAAGTTAACAAATTTAGTTGATAGTTTAAAATCCCAACTACTAAATATAAAAACACCTGAAGCAGCTAATATCTTGACAAAACTTGAAAATATCATGCAACAACCAAAGCAAGTACAACAAGCACAAATTCAAAATCTATTAACATCAAATGAATTTCAAAATATCTCAAATAAAGTACCAGATATTACAAATACTGCAAAGAATATTTCTAATTTGTTATTATCAAATACAAATGTAAATAGTAATATAAATACTCAAATAGAACAAAACTCACAAAAAGAGCAAATACAAAATCAAGTAAAAAATATACTAGTTGATTTAAAATCTGAAGTTTTATCAAATAGACAAGTTCAACCTCAACAACTTCTAAGTAAAATCGATAATATCTTAAATATGAATGATTTATTTGCAAGTGATAATAAAATAGAGCCAAAAAATCTATTACAACAACTTTTAAATAGTTCTCAAATAAAAGAAGTATCGACACAAAATCCAAATATTTCAACAATTGTAGATCAACTAAAAAATTTAACTGATGATATTTCTACTATTGAAAATAAAATAAATTTAAATCAACTTGTTCCTACAAATGAAAAAACAAATTTATTAGACCAACTTAAACAAAATTTATTAAACCTAAAAAATGAACTTTTAAATACAAACTTACCACCAAATAGTAATCTAAATCAAGTTATTGATAAGTTAATAAATATTCAAAATCTATTTGACAAAGTTGAATTACCAAATGATTTAAAACTATTACAACCACAATCAAATAATATTTCATCATTTCAAAGTAATTTTGTATCAAATATAAATGATTTACTTCTAAATTTAAAAGAGACAATAAATACAATTTCATCTAATCCAAATGCAACAAATATTCAAAATCAACTTTTACAAACAGTTGATAAAATAGAAAACTTTATAAAAGATGGATTACTTACACAAACAAATCTATTAAATAACCAAAAAGACAATAGTGCAATTCAAAATGATATGAAAAGTGTACTTATGCAAATGCAAGATGATATCACTTCTAAAATGGCAAATGATACTTCTTTAAATGATGTATCTAAAAATGTAGATAAACTTCTTTTACAAGTAGATTATTATCAATTATTATCTTTAACATCAAATTCAAATTATGTTTATCTTCCTTTTTTATGGGATATGTTAGAAGATGGTTCTATATCTATGAAAAAAGCAAATGAAAAAAAATTTTATTGTGAGATTAATTTAACACTAAAAGATTTTGGGCAGGTTCAACTTCTTTTGGCTTTATATGACAAAAATAAATTAGACTTAACAATTTTTGCATCTAGAGATTCATTTAAAAAACTTGTAAGAGAAAATCTAACTACTTTAAAACAGTCTTTAAATGCAGCTAGATTAATTCCTATGGATATAAAACTAATTAATTTAGAAAAAAGACAAAAACAACAAGAAAAACCAAAAGAGGTTTATCAAAATAGTAGTTCTTCATATAATATAGGACTTGATATAAGGGCTTAA
- a CDS encoding EscU/YscU/HrcU family type III secretion system export apparatus switch protein, with protein MEEKIQKAAALKYDLDKDDAPKLVAKGQAQVAKNIIKIAKENNLPIRKDEDLIELLSKLDIDKEIPSSMYKAVAEIFAFIYSMTKKNKDI; from the coding sequence ATGGAAGAAAAAATACAAAAAGCAGCAGCACTAAAATATGACTTAGATAAAGATGATGCACCAAAACTAGTAGCAAAAGGTCAAGCACAAGTTGCTAAAAATATAATAAAAATTGCTAAAGAGAATAATCTTCCAATAAGAAAAGATGAAGATTTAATCGAATTATTATCTAAACTAGATATTGATAAAGAGATTCCATCAAGTATGTATAAAGCAGTTGCTGAAATTTTTGCTTTTATTTACTCAATGACAAAAAAGAATAAGGATATTTAA
- the mrdA gene encoding penicillin-binding protein 2 — protein MKRLNIILIFIVLLMIILLSRVYFLSIKSNTYYEELSKQNYIKRIYKAPSRGLIEDRNGVALAINNLGFSITVQPHLRSYKNKDRLQKIVKIISKHFPEYKEEELLKKYKKLDSPYKHDYVDLIDYIAYDDFFSKFTLFNSIEGIKVEPSVKRYYPFHNVASHVIGYVGKASKKDIENNELSRYSGIIGKNGLEKYYNDKLQGTLGYKDVKVNALNKEIEVLEEKKANENNNLKITIDVRLQKYIQENFNQKSGAIVVMNVNNGEILAAASFPEFDNNIFVGGISQKEWDEMRTSFDHPFTNKLVNGLYPPGSIYKMGISLALLKNGISPNYSVYCSGELQIGNRKFRCWKQTGHGTTDFIKAIRESCDDFFYKASLKVGINKISKTMGELGFGHKTGVDQINEFIGVNPNKEWKRKRYNQPWYIGETVISSIGQGYTLVTPMQIARYTAFLATGKLPYPHFYKGQYKEPKKLDFNPKFLKIVREGMYDVANERFGTASRHLKSKITLAAKTGTAQVIAIPQSEKKRMKESELEYYHRSHAWLNTYGPYRNPQYAVVALVEHGGHGGSAAGPIVTKIYDKLYELGYIKK, from the coding sequence ATGAAAAGATTAAATATAATACTTATTTTTATAGTTTTACTAATGATAATACTACTTTCAAGAGTATATTTTCTAAGTATCAAATCAAATACATATTATGAAGAACTATCAAAACAAAACTACATCAAAAGAATTTATAAAGCCCCTTCAAGAGGATTAATAGAAGATAGAAATGGAGTAGCACTTGCCATTAATAATCTAGGTTTTTCTATCACTGTACAGCCTCATTTACGTTCATATAAAAATAAAGATAGATTGCAAAAGATTGTAAAAATAATCTCAAAACATTTCCCAGAATACAAAGAAGAAGAGTTACTTAAAAAATATAAAAAATTAGATTCACCGTATAAACATGATTATGTAGATTTAATTGATTATATTGCTTATGATGATTTTTTCTCTAAATTTACACTATTTAACTCAATTGAAGGGATTAAAGTAGAACCATCTGTAAAAAGATATTATCCTTTCCACAATGTTGCTTCACACGTAATTGGATATGTAGGAAAAGCATCTAAAAAAGATATTGAAAATAATGAACTTTCAAGATATAGTGGAATTATTGGGAAAAATGGTTTAGAAAAATATTACAACGATAAACTTCAAGGAACACTTGGGTACAAAGATGTTAAAGTAAATGCTCTAAATAAAGAGATTGAAGTACTTGAAGAGAAAAAAGCAAATGAAAACAATAATCTAAAAATCACTATTGATGTAAGACTTCAAAAATATATTCAAGAGAACTTCAACCAAAAAAGTGGTGCTATTGTTGTAATGAATGTAAATAATGGAGAAATTTTAGCAGCAGCATCTTTCCCTGAATTTGATAATAATATCTTTGTTGGAGGAATTTCACAAAAAGAGTGGGATGAGATGAGAACTAGCTTTGACCATCCATTTACAAATAAATTAGTAAATGGACTTTATCCTCCTGGTTCTATATATAAAATGGGAATTTCTTTAGCACTTTTAAAAAATGGAATAAGTCCAAATTACTCTGTTTATTGTAGTGGTGAGTTACAAATAGGAAATAGAAAGTTCAGATGCTGGAAACAAACAGGACATGGAACTACTGATTTTATAAAAGCCATTAGAGAAAGTTGTGATGATTTCTTCTATAAAGCAAGTCTAAAAGTAGGAATTAATAAGATTTCAAAAACAATGGGTGAACTAGGTTTTGGACACAAAACAGGAGTTGACCAGATAAATGAGTTTATTGGAGTAAATCCAAATAAAGAGTGGAAAAGAAAAAGATATAATCAACCTTGGTATATTGGAGAAACTGTTATCTCTTCAATTGGTCAAGGATATACACTTGTAACACCAATGCAAATTGCAAGATATACTGCATTTTTAGCAACAGGGAAACTTCCTTATCCACACTTTTATAAGGGTCAATATAAAGAGCCTAAAAAACTTGATTTTAATCCTAAGTTCTTAAAAATTGTAAGAGAAGGAATGTATGATGTTGCAAATGAAAGATTTGGTACAGCATCAAGACACTTAAAATCAAAAATAACACTTGCAGCTAAGACAGGAACAGCACAAGTTATTGCTATTCCACAATCAGAGAAAAAAAGAATGAAAGAGAGTGAACTTGAATATTACCATCGTTCACATGCATGGCTTAATACATATGGACCATATAGAAACCCTCAATATGCAGTTGTAGCATTAGTAGAACATGGTGGACATGGGGGTTCAGCAGCAGGTCCTATTGTTACTAAAATATATGACAAGCTATATGAATTAGGATATATTAAAAAATAG
- the fliP gene encoding flagellar type III secretion system pore protein FliP (The bacterial flagellar biogenesis protein FliP forms a type III secretion system (T3SS)-type pore required for flagellar assembly.), which produces MRILISLLLFTTFVFAADTAPLVNLSVAALEEPTQFVRTINIAIILGLLVLAPTLLLMVTSFTRLLIVFSLLKQAMGLQQTPPSQVIVSMALILTIFIMEPYAKKSWNDAIVPYMDEKIGYEVAFEKGVKPFKEFMIKNTRESDLALFYRIKKVENPKNIDDVPLTLLMPSFIISELRTAFEIGFLVFLPFLVIDIIVASILMSLGMMMLPPVMISLPIKLIFFIVIDGWFLIIGNLAQSFK; this is translated from the coding sequence TTGAGAATACTTATAAGTTTATTGCTATTTACAACATTTGTTTTTGCTGCGGATACTGCACCTTTAGTTAATTTATCTGTTGCAGCACTTGAAGAACCAACACAGTTTGTAAGAACAATAAATATTGCAATTATTTTAGGTCTATTAGTACTTGCACCAACACTACTATTAATGGTTACAAGTTTTACAAGATTATTAATTGTGTTTTCTCTACTAAAGCAAGCTATGGGGTTACAACAAACTCCTCCTTCTCAAGTTATTGTTTCAATGGCGTTAATTTTGACAATTTTCATTATGGAACCATATGCTAAAAAATCATGGAATGATGCTATTGTTCCTTATATGGATGAAAAGATTGGTTATGAAGTTGCTTTTGAAAAAGGTGTTAAACCATTTAAAGAGTTTATGATAAAAAATACAAGAGAATCAGACTTAGCTCTTTTTTATAGAATCAAAAAGGTAGAAAACCCTAAAAACATAGATGATGTACCATTAACACTTCTTATGCCATCTTTTATTATTAGTGAATTAAGAACTGCATTTGAAATAGGTTTCTTAGTATTCTTACCATTTTTGGTTATTGATATTATTGTGGCTTCCATTCTTATGAGTTTGGGTATGATGATGCTGCCACCAGTTATGATATCACTGCCTATTAAACTTATATTCTTTATAGTTATTGATGGGTGGTTTTTGATTATAGGAAACTTGGCACAATCCTTTAAGTGA
- a CDS encoding TolC family protein encodes MYKLFLYFFVITFAYSQTISFEEVLTDTLNNNNDLKNSKLDIDISSLNIDEVNALNYGKLNFESQVNRTNHAGYVFNSKLSSREATFKDFGFAQMGEPMNTQPTDLNYPEARTNINNKLTYDVALFTGFKISTQKDIRKLEKKINTLKLNMNKRELSFEVFKAYNGAVIAKEYIKALNEAIKTVNNIVKSSSIFYKEGLITSIDVKQAKAYKFELLANLANAKKRFNFAISYLRFLSSNNNITDVNNIKDIKLKLYDKSELLQQALTKKDSIKASILYKDIMKKSIDVAKGDYYPTLYSHLEYGYNDNRYNFSDDKDYYNAVIGLKYTLFDNSREIKVQKNKINYIKAKINHEKQINYIKMQIDNSIDDLNTKIAILSAKISSFDLAKKIFEQANKMYKNHLISMTDLLKQKSDFEVAQAELLNAKYQRYVAEAKVAKIINLDFLDLKD; translated from the coding sequence ATGTATAAACTTTTTTTATACTTTTTCGTAATTACATTTGCATACTCTCAAACAATTAGCTTTGAGGAAGTACTAACTGATACACTAAACAATAATAACGATTTAAAAAACTCAAAACTTGATATTGATATTAGTTCATTAAATATAGATGAAGTAAATGCTTTAAATTATGGTAAATTAAACTTCGAATCACAAGTAAATAGAACTAATCATGCAGGTTATGTATTTAATTCTAAACTATCTTCAAGAGAGGCTACATTTAAAGATTTTGGTTTTGCACAAATGGGTGAACCAATGAACACACAACCAACTGATTTAAACTATCCAGAAGCAAGAACAAATATAAACAATAAATTAACTTATGATGTTGCACTTTTTACTGGATTTAAAATATCTACACAAAAAGATATAAGAAAATTAGAAAAAAAGATAAATACTTTAAAACTAAATATGAATAAAAGAGAACTATCTTTTGAAGTATTTAAAGCATACAATGGTGCAGTTATTGCAAAAGAGTATATCAAAGCTTTAAATGAAGCTATTAAGACTGTAAATAATATAGTTAAATCATCTTCAATATTTTACAAAGAGGGATTGATTACATCAATTGATGTAAAACAAGCAAAAGCTTATAAATTTGAACTTTTAGCAAACTTAGCCAATGCAAAAAAAAGATTTAATTTTGCTATTTCATACTTAAGATTTTTAAGTTCAAATAACAATATTACAGATGTAAATAATATAAAAGATATAAAACTAAAACTTTATGATAAAAGTGAGCTATTACAACAAGCTTTAACTAAAAAAGATAGCATAAAAGCTTCAATTTTATACAAAGATATTATGAAAAAAAGTATTGATGTAGCAAAAGGTGATTACTACCCTACTTTATACTCTCACTTGGAGTATGGATATAATGACAATAGGTATAATTTTTCAGATGACAAAGATTATTATAATGCTGTTATTGGCTTAAAATATACACTTTTTGATAACTCAAGAGAGATAAAAGTACAAAAAAATAAAATAAACTATATAAAAGCTAAAATAAATCATGAAAAACAGATAAATTATATAAAAATGCAAATAGATAATTCTATTGATGATTTAAATACAAAAATTGCAATATTAAGTGCAAAGATAAGCTCTTTTGATTTAGCAAAAAAGATATTTGAACAAGCTAATAAAATGTATAAAAACCACTTAATATCTATGACTGATTTATTAAAACAAAAATCTGATTTTGAAGTTGCTCAAGCAGAACTATTAAATGCAAAATATCAAAGATATGTAGCAGAAGCAAAAGTTGCAAAGATTATAAATTTAGATTTTTTAGATTTGAAGGATTAA
- a CDS encoding efflux RND transporter periplasmic adaptor subunit, whose product MMKLFIAIFLMISCLYAQTIQTSGTVISDNQKVITSRHMGYIKQVNVTEGSYVKKGDLLYIIDSTSLNSQKNEILNNLEILKNNQDNLYINLNRYKRLYKDDLVSKYDVEQLELKYNNLRNQIQIVKEKLKNINNEFKYLKVRAPIDAMVIKKSINVADMAIVGQPALILTDMNTLKVKTQINESDLLNIKSAQDVKIFIPSLNLTTKGKVSAIIPNIDTTSHSFTIKIDFLTKNKNIYPGMYAQIDIFVKDNGNKNEQ is encoded by the coding sequence ATGATGAAACTATTCATAGCTATATTTTTAATGATAAGTTGTTTATATGCACAAACAATACAAACATCAGGAACTGTAATATCTGATAATCAAAAAGTAATTACAAGCAGACATATGGGATATATAAAACAAGTAAATGTTACTGAGGGTTCATATGTAAAAAAAGGTGATTTACTTTATATTATTGACTCTACTTCTTTAAATTCTCAAAAAAATGAGATATTAAATAATCTTGAAATATTAAAAAATAATCAAGATAATTTATATATAAATCTAAACAGATATAAAAGATTATATAAAGATGATTTAGTATCAAAATATGATGTAGAACAATTAGAACTAAAATATAACAATTTAAGAAATCAAATTCAAATAGTAAAAGAGAAGTTAAAAAATATAAATAATGAGTTTAAATATCTTAAAGTAAGAGCTCCAATAGATGCAATGGTAATTAAAAAATCAATAAATGTTGCAGATATGGCAATAGTTGGACAACCTGCTTTGATACTAACAGATATGAATACATTAAAAGTAAAAACACAAATAAATGAAAGTGATTTATTGAATATAAAATCAGCACAAGATGTTAAAATATTTATTCCATCATTAAACTTAACTACAAAAGGAAAAGTAAGTGCAATAATTCCAAATATTGACACAACTTCACACTCTTTTACAATAAAAATCGATTTTTTAACAAAAAACAAAAATATATATCCAGGTATGTATGCACAAATAGATATTTTTGTAAAAGATAATGGAAATAAAAATGAACAATAA